Proteins found in one Cataglyphis hispanica isolate Lineage 1 chromosome 15, ULB_Chis1_1.0, whole genome shotgun sequence genomic segment:
- the LOC126855231 gene encoding DNA-binding protein D-ETS-4 isoform X2 yields MPQTVPTAAGYSPSFDYSTFQFDLSLLPEDYSPAGDQLGLKSSQIKQEARSPRPGSPTIYQSPPYQNGELPLSPNYSHEGSSPGYPTSPYYVPRSPQSAQFYPTSPEPSAKQPVKREKSLDLLAILQESRLLAESLGYREDSTDCTVPCTPPRSEEDIYNSLDADFLPKKEDTGVQGHSLLKEILFKEEPRSVSSSNGSSSSSSSTSSSPSPSCEFESNGSALRELLFKGVARKENLVEMPDKLSQLKVERSQEELVNPLRKEEELFKDDQKSDHQLLREVLRDTSFQRKYNLRPVDLGGVGTGYVEDMEAGECVGDLAREQLEPVLSLAIQQLQKDFDNTCVALGIHPEPRRWSAADVAAWIQWARRQLQLPLVPLESFNVDGATLATLTEEEFCQRAPQCGSMLHAQLEIWKAAVEESPRNTLAASWTPAGVVQSPSSAVTPPTIGNTTTGSLKESPCAVDFSDDEDEDSSSGQGAGGSGATSGGKMRNSGSHIHLWQFLKELLQSPGVHGSCIRWLDRGKGVFKIEDSVRVARLWGKRKNRPAMNYDKLSRSIRQYYKKGIMKKTERSQRLVYQFCHPYCL; encoded by the exons atgcCGCAAACAGTGCCCACCGCGGCCGGCTACTCGCCGTCGTTCGACTACAGCACTTTTCAATTCGATCTGTCCCTCTTGCCGGAGGATTACAGCCCGGCCGGCGACCAGCTCGGTCTCAAGAGCTCGCAGATCAAGCAGGAGGCGCGCTCGCCTCGTCCGGGATCGCCCACGATCTACCAGAGCCCGCCGTATCAGAACGGCGAACTGCCGTTGTCGCCCAATTATTCGCACGAGGGATCCTCGCCAGGATACCCGACGAGCCCATACTACGTACCCAGAAGTCCCCAGAGCGCCCAGTTTTATCCCACCAGCCCGGAACCATCGGCCAAGCAACCAGTCAAGAGGGAAAAGAGCCTTGATCTTTTGGCCATCCTTCAGGAGTCTAG ACTCTTAGCCGAGAGTCTGGGCTACCGCGAGGACTCGACCGATTGCACGGTGCCCTGCACTCCACCCCGTAGCGAGGAAGATATCTACAACAGTCTGGACGCGGATTTTCTGCCGAAGAAGGAGGATACTGGTGTCCAGGGGCATTCGTTGCTCAAGGAGATTCTCTTCAAGGAAGAGCCACGTTCCGTTTCCAGTAGCAACGGTtcatcttcttcctcttcctccacCTCATCCTCGCCCAGCCCTTCGTGCGAGTTCGAAAGCAACGGCTCGGCGTTGCGCGAACTCCTCTTCAAGGGCGTCGCTCGTAAGGAGAACCTAGTGGAGATGCCCGACAAGCTGAGCCAGCTCAAGGTGGAACGATCGCAAGAGGAGTTAGTGAATCCACTGCGAAAGGAAGAAGAGCTCTTCAAGGACGATCAGAAGAGTGACCATCAGTTGCTGCGGGAGGTGCTGAGAGATACCAGCTTCCAGAGGAAATACAATCTAAGACCCGTTGATCTCGGCGGAGTTGGCACCGGCTACGTCGAGGATATGGAAGCCGGCGAATGCGTGGGTGACCTCGCCCGCGAGCAGCTCGAGCCGGTCCTCAGTCTGGCCATCCAACAATTGCAGAAGGATTTCGACAACACCTGCGTAGCCCTAGGCATTCATCCAG AACCGAGACGCTGGAGTGCGGCGGATGTAGCGGCTTGGATACAATGGGCCAGACGGCAATTGCAATTGCCGCTGGTGCCGCTGGAGAGTTTCAACGTGGATGGCGCGACGCTGGCCACCCTCACCGAGGAGGAATTCTGCCAGAGAGCTCCTCAG TGCGGGAGCATGTTGCACGCGCAGTTGGAGATTTGGAAGGCCGCTGTCGAGGAGTCACCGCGGAACACTCTGGCTGCTTCCTGGACTCCCGCGGGGGTCGTCCAGTCCCCGAGTAGTGCCGTCACACCGCCGACTATCGGAAATACAACGACGGGCAGCCTCAAGGAATCCCCATGCGCCGTAGACTTCTCAGATG ACGAGGACGAGGATAGCAGTTCCGGTCAGGGTGCGGGTGGAAGCGGCGCAACCAGCGGCGGTAAGATGCGAAACAGTGGCAGCCACATCCACTTGTGGCAGTTCCTGAAGGAACTGTTACAGAGCCCGGGCGTCCACGGTTCCTGCATACGTTGGCTGGACCGCGGCAAGGGGGTCTTCAAGATCGAGGACTCGGTGCGAGTGGCACGGCTCTGGGGCAAGCGCAAGAACCGGCCCGCCATGAACTACGACAAGCTCAGCCGCAGTATCCGGCAGTACTACAAGAAGGGCATCATGAAGAAGACGGAGCGCAGCCAGAGACTGGTGTACCAGTTCTGTCATCCCTACTGTCTGTGA
- the LOC126855231 gene encoding DNA-binding protein D-ETS-4 isoform X1 — protein sequence MVYGGGFDMVETMPQTVPTAAGYSPSFDYSTFQFDLSLLPEDYSPAGDQLGLKSSQIKQEARSPRPGSPTIYQSPPYQNGELPLSPNYSHEGSSPGYPTSPYYVPRSPQSAQFYPTSPEPSAKQPVKREKSLDLLAILQESRLLAESLGYREDSTDCTVPCTPPRSEEDIYNSLDADFLPKKEDTGVQGHSLLKEILFKEEPRSVSSSNGSSSSSSSTSSSPSPSCEFESNGSALRELLFKGVARKENLVEMPDKLSQLKVERSQEELVNPLRKEEELFKDDQKSDHQLLREVLRDTSFQRKYNLRPVDLGGVGTGYVEDMEAGECVGDLAREQLEPVLSLAIQQLQKDFDNTCVALGIHPEPRRWSAADVAAWIQWARRQLQLPLVPLESFNVDGATLATLTEEEFCQRAPQCGSMLHAQLEIWKAAVEESPRNTLAASWTPAGVVQSPSSAVTPPTIGNTTTGSLKESPCAVDFSDDEDEDSSSGQGAGGSGATSGGKMRNSGSHIHLWQFLKELLQSPGVHGSCIRWLDRGKGVFKIEDSVRVARLWGKRKNRPAMNYDKLSRSIRQYYKKGIMKKTERSQRLVYQFCHPYCL from the exons atgcCGCAAACAGTGCCCACCGCGGCCGGCTACTCGCCGTCGTTCGACTACAGCACTTTTCAATTCGATCTGTCCCTCTTGCCGGAGGATTACAGCCCGGCCGGCGACCAGCTCGGTCTCAAGAGCTCGCAGATCAAGCAGGAGGCGCGCTCGCCTCGTCCGGGATCGCCCACGATCTACCAGAGCCCGCCGTATCAGAACGGCGAACTGCCGTTGTCGCCCAATTATTCGCACGAGGGATCCTCGCCAGGATACCCGACGAGCCCATACTACGTACCCAGAAGTCCCCAGAGCGCCCAGTTTTATCCCACCAGCCCGGAACCATCGGCCAAGCAACCAGTCAAGAGGGAAAAGAGCCTTGATCTTTTGGCCATCCTTCAGGAGTCTAG ACTCTTAGCCGAGAGTCTGGGCTACCGCGAGGACTCGACCGATTGCACGGTGCCCTGCACTCCACCCCGTAGCGAGGAAGATATCTACAACAGTCTGGACGCGGATTTTCTGCCGAAGAAGGAGGATACTGGTGTCCAGGGGCATTCGTTGCTCAAGGAGATTCTCTTCAAGGAAGAGCCACGTTCCGTTTCCAGTAGCAACGGTtcatcttcttcctcttcctccacCTCATCCTCGCCCAGCCCTTCGTGCGAGTTCGAAAGCAACGGCTCGGCGTTGCGCGAACTCCTCTTCAAGGGCGTCGCTCGTAAGGAGAACCTAGTGGAGATGCCCGACAAGCTGAGCCAGCTCAAGGTGGAACGATCGCAAGAGGAGTTAGTGAATCCACTGCGAAAGGAAGAAGAGCTCTTCAAGGACGATCAGAAGAGTGACCATCAGTTGCTGCGGGAGGTGCTGAGAGATACCAGCTTCCAGAGGAAATACAATCTAAGACCCGTTGATCTCGGCGGAGTTGGCACCGGCTACGTCGAGGATATGGAAGCCGGCGAATGCGTGGGTGACCTCGCCCGCGAGCAGCTCGAGCCGGTCCTCAGTCTGGCCATCCAACAATTGCAGAAGGATTTCGACAACACCTGCGTAGCCCTAGGCATTCATCCAG AACCGAGACGCTGGAGTGCGGCGGATGTAGCGGCTTGGATACAATGGGCCAGACGGCAATTGCAATTGCCGCTGGTGCCGCTGGAGAGTTTCAACGTGGATGGCGCGACGCTGGCCACCCTCACCGAGGAGGAATTCTGCCAGAGAGCTCCTCAG TGCGGGAGCATGTTGCACGCGCAGTTGGAGATTTGGAAGGCCGCTGTCGAGGAGTCACCGCGGAACACTCTGGCTGCTTCCTGGACTCCCGCGGGGGTCGTCCAGTCCCCGAGTAGTGCCGTCACACCGCCGACTATCGGAAATACAACGACGGGCAGCCTCAAGGAATCCCCATGCGCCGTAGACTTCTCAGATG ACGAGGACGAGGATAGCAGTTCCGGTCAGGGTGCGGGTGGAAGCGGCGCAACCAGCGGCGGTAAGATGCGAAACAGTGGCAGCCACATCCACTTGTGGCAGTTCCTGAAGGAACTGTTACAGAGCCCGGGCGTCCACGGTTCCTGCATACGTTGGCTGGACCGCGGCAAGGGGGTCTTCAAGATCGAGGACTCGGTGCGAGTGGCACGGCTCTGGGGCAAGCGCAAGAACCGGCCCGCCATGAACTACGACAAGCTCAGCCGCAGTATCCGGCAGTACTACAAGAAGGGCATCATGAAGAAGACGGAGCGCAGCCAGAGACTGGTGTACCAGTTCTGTCATCCCTACTGTCTGTGA